The Rhizobium sp. WSM4643 genome contains the following window.
GTGATCTTGACGCCGGCACCCTTCAACCCGTTGACGAGCTGCAACCCGCCGAAACCACCGCCGACAACGACGACATGATGATCGCTCATGACCTACCCCTTTTGCGCCATTTCGCTCAAAGCCAATGTGGCCCTCGCCGCGATGGTTGCAACTGCCGTTTCGGCATGCCTGCCCTGCGCCGCCGACAGCCGACGGCGCCGGGTTTATTGGCTTCGCCTGCAGTCCGACCTCGCTTTTTGCAGAATGCTGTAAACCTGTTGTGCATTGTCGATCCCCAAAAGCTGAGGCTCATTGGCAAGGGCGGGTGTCCAGCCGCTCATCCGTCGGTTGGACCGGACGCCGAACTTGATCGTACCCCTGCCGCGGGTGCCCTCTTCAAGGCTGATCGAGGGCAGAAGTTCATGCCCGCTGGAGTATAAATTCCGAAAGAACCCGCTTCTGCGAATGATGACGCGTCTGTCTGTCACCATATATACCGTCCTCGCCCGCGCGGCCGCATCGACGAAAAAACGTCCCGCGATGATGTAGAGGCCCATCAGCGCAAACAGACTAAGCCACAATTTCTTAGAAACCGGCTCATCCCCAATGACGGCGGCAAATGCGAGAACATTCGCAAAGCCGCCCCAGAGAAGCGAAAACGGAATGAGGAGGCGATCTCGTGATGTCAGGAAAAATCCCTGTGCGGGACGCCCTGACCAGAGAAGCTTTTCCCCCCGCATGAAATCACGATTGATATTGCCATTGCCCATATGATTGCAGCTCTTAAAAACACCGGCTCACCGTGCATAACCCACGGGTATCGCCATTCCATGTTTCAATTCTTCCATCGAGATCGATGCCGAAACGTCGAAGAGTTCGAGTTTGCGGACGATCTGCTTGTAGATCACGTCGTAATGCTCGACGCGCGGCAGCACGATCTTCAGGATGTAATCATGGTTGCCGGTCAGGCGGTGTGCTTCGACGATCTCCGGAATGTCGCCGATGATCCGGCGGAAGGTCTCCGTCCATTCATCGGAATGGTGCGCCGTCTTGACCAGTGCGAAGAGCGTCGTCGGCACGCCCATCTTTTCCCGATCGAGCACGACGATGCGCCGGGCGATATGGCCGCTCTCCTCCAGCCGCTGGATGCGCCGGGAGCAGGCCGAAACCGAAAGCGCCACACGCTCGGCAAGATCGGTCACGGATATGCCTGCATCCTTCTGCAGCATGTCGAGAATGCGCCTATCGCGATCGTCAAGCATGTGTCTAAACTGAACCTCTCGCCGAATTTTTGCATAATCTCGTAAATCCACGCAAAATAATATCACATATTTCACAGAGATGACAAACAACGCAAACACGTCGCGCCGGAATCGCGGCATCATTCCCGACAGTTGAGAAGCATGGGAGCTTGAAGAAATGGAAATGATCGGACTGATCGGTGGCATGAGTTTCGAAAGTTCGGCGGTCTATTACCGCCTCGTCAACGAGATGGTGCGCGACCGCAAGGGTGGCCTCGCCTCGGCTGAACTCATCCTGCATTCGGTCAATTTCGAAGAGATCGTCGCGCTCCAGAAGGCCGGCGACTGGGATATGGCCTCCTCGCGCCTCGGCGACGTGGCGTTGCGCCTGCAGATCGCTGGTGCCCGCTGCATCCTCATCTGCACCAACACCATGCACCTGATCGCCGACAAGGTCGCAGACAAGATCTCCGTGCCGCTGATCCACATCATCGACGAGACGGCAAAATCGCTGCATGCGAGCGGCCGCAAGCGCCCGCTGCTGCTTGCCACCCGCTACACGATGGAGCACGGCTTCTACAGCGATCGCATGAAGAGCCTTGGTGTTGATATCATGGTGCCTGATGCCAGCGACCGTACGACCGTGCACGATATTATCTTCAACGAACTCTGCGCCGGCAAGGTGCTCGACAGTTCGCGTCGAAAACTGTTCGATGTCATCGCTCGCGCCGTTGATAACGGCGCCGACAGCATCATCCTCGGCTGCACCGAGATCTGCCTGATCCTCGACCCCGACCATTTGCCGCTGCCGGGCTTCGACACCACAGCGATCCATGCGCGGGCGGCTGTCGATTTCGCGCTGGGAATGGACGAGACAACAGAAGAGGAAGCCGCCTGATATCGTCAAATTAGTTGACTCAGTCCAATAAATGTCAGACAAGATCTTGTCTGGAGATCTTTGCCGGGCCGCTGACAAAGTCGACCAACTGCTCTTTCGTCATGCTCGGGCTGGTCCCGAGCATCTGCAGCCGGTGCAGCAGATCCTCGGCACAAGGCCGAGGATGACGCCGAGTGAGGAGCACACGGTTCGTCAGCAGTCTGACCAGGATCTCCATTTGGAGATCATCATGTCTAGCCTATCGCTCATCGAAACCGCTCGCGATTTCAACCGGTTCTATACGAACTTCCTCGGCCTCTTGAACAAGGCCTATCTCGACACCCCCTTCACGCTGACCGATGCCCGCATCCTCTTCGAGGTCGGCTCGCATGATGGCGTCAGCGCCGCCGCACTTGTCCGCGACCTGCAGCTCGACCCGGCCTATCTCAGCCGCATTCTCAAGCGTTTCCGCGCCGAGGGGTTGATCGAGACCAGCCCCGATCCGGCCGATCTTCGCAGCCAGGTCATCATTGTCACCGACCAGGGACGCGAGACGTTCGAGGAACTCGGCCGGCGCTCCAATGCGCAGATCGCCGCCCGTTTCGACCGCCTGGCGAGCGGCGAGCCGGAGGCGGCCGTCTCCGCCATGTGCACGATTCGCGCCCTGCTCGACCCGGCGGCAAAACCTGCGCCGGCAATCATCCGCGCTCACCGGTCCGGCGATATCGGCTGGATCGTCCAGAGCCAGGGCCGCTTCTATGCCGAGGAATATGGCTGGGATCTGCGCTTCGAGGCGCTGGTCGCCGAGGTCGCCGGCAAATTCCTCGCCAATTTCGATCCGGTCAAAGAATATTGCTGGATCGCCGAGCGCGGCGGCGTCAATGTCGGTTCGGTCCTCGTCACCAATGGCGGCGACGGCGTCGCCAAGCTCCGCCTGCTCTACGTCGACAAATCAGCCCGCGGCCTCGGTCTCGGCAAGCTGCTGGTCGACGAATGCATCCGCTTCTCAAAACAGAAGGGCTACCGCGAGCTTTCGCTCTGGACCAACGATATGCTGGAGACCGCCCGCGCCATCTACGTCAAGGCGGGATTCCGCCTTGTCTCCGAGGAGAGACATCGCATGTTCGGCCCTGAAGCGAACGGCCAGAACTGGGTGCTCGATCTCTGAATTTGCTGCGTCGCAGAAATTTCACTTGATTTGGAAATGTTCATTCCCTAATTAGGCGCCATGACCGTTGCCAATCTCACACCAGAAGCAAAGACCCGCAGCCGTGGCCGTCCGCGCGAGTTCGATATGGACGCAGCACTGGATGCGGCGCTCCGCGTCTTTTCCGAACGCGGCTATCACGCCGCCTCCATCAGCGAGTTGACCGAAGCAATGGGCCTTGCTTCGGGGAGCATCTACAAGGCATTCAAGGATAAGCGCGGCATCTTTCTGGCTGCTTTCGCCCATTATCGAAAACTCGGCCGACGGCGCCTGGAAGCGATGATCGCGTCTGCGAAGACCGGTCGCGAGAAGGTCTTCCAGATGGTGATGTACTATGCCGAGGTCTCCTATGGCGAGGCCGGCCGCAAAGGCTGTCTCGTTGTCGGCGGCGCCAACGACTTCGCCCTGCTTGACGAGGAAGCCGCTGCCCACGTCGTGACTGCCTTTACCGCGGACGAAAAGCTGATGGCCGATCTCATCCGCATCGGCCAGACAGACGGCAGCATTCCGAAGACGGTAGACCCCGATGCCGCCGCCCTCGCCTTCCTCTGCTTTACCAAGGGCCTGCGCGTCATCGGCAAAACAGGACGCAGCAGGGAAGAGATGCTGTCCGCGGCCGAGGCCGCGATGAAGCTCGTGACCTGAACAGTCCACATCGTGGACGAGAGAAATACCGGTATTCGGTCAAGGATCGGGTGGCCGCAGCCAGCATTTTTGCATTCAATCCTTTCAATCTTTGAATACCGGAGTTTCTGATGAGCATTTCAGCCACCACGCCGGATAGGGCCATTCCCAGGGCGCTATCCCCTTGGCTAACCTTCCTTTTCGCCGCCGCCTGCGGGCTGGTGGCCGCCAATCTCTATTACGGCCAGCCGCTGGCCGGCCCGATCAGTGCCGATCTCGGCTTCACGCCTGCCGCCACCGGCCTGATCGTCACGTTAACGCAGATCGGCTACGGCCTCGGCCTGCTGCTGATCGTGCCGCTCGGCGATCTCACCGAAAACCGCCGTCTGGTGTTGATGCTGATCGCCGTCTCCGCTGTCGCGCTCATCGGCGCGGCGCTGTCGTCGACGCCCGCGGCCTTCCTCGTCGCTTCGCTCTCTATCGGTCTTTCATCTGTCGCAGTTCAGGTCCTGGTTCCTTTCGCTGCCAACATGGCGCCGGATGCCACGCGCGGCCAGGTCGTCGGCAACGTCATGAGCGGCCTGCTCTGCGGCATCATGCTCGCCCGCCCCTTCGCAAGCTTCGTCGCCGAGGCCTCCTCCTGGCACATGGTCTACTACTTCACCGCAGCGCTCATGCTCGTGCTCGCCGTCGTCTTGCGCATCAACCTGCCGGTTCGCATGCCGAAGACGAAGCTGCGTTATGGCGAGTTGCTCGCTTCTATGGGCCATCTGGCGCTCACCTCGCGCGTGCTGCAGCGCCGGGCGCTCTATCAGGCCGGCATGTTCGGTGCCTTCAGCCTGTTCTGGACGACGACGCCGCTGCTGCTTGCAAGCCCGGCCTTCGGCCTGACGCAGAACGGCATTGCCCTCTTCGCCCTCGCAGGTGCTGCCGGCGCCGTCGCCTCGCCGATCGCCGGCAGGCTTGCCGACCGCGGCATGACAAAGATCGCCTCGACGCTCGCCATGCTGCTCGGCATGGCCGCCTTCCTGATCAGCCATTTCGCCGGCGATGGCTCGCTTGGCGCTTTGCTGCTGCTGTCGGCAGCAGCGATCCTTCTCGATTTCGGCGTAACGACCAATCTCGTCTGCGGCCAGCGCGCCATCTATGCGCTGAACCCGGAACACCGCAGCCGGCTCAACGGCTTGTTCATGGCGACCTTCTTTGCCGGCGGCGCCCTGGGCTCAGCACTCGGCGGCTGGGCCTATGCGACCGGCGGCTGGACGATGACGGCCTGGATCGGCTTCTGCTTCCCGGCGCTGGCCTTCCTGCTGTTCCTGACGGAAGGACGCGGCGAGTAAGAAGCCGGCCTATTTGTCGACGGAATCGAACTGAGAACGGGCGGCGCGAACGGCATCATGGTTTGCTTCCGCCCAGTTCAACAGTTGCGCCAGCGTCTGGTACAGCGAGCGGCCGAGTTCGGTCATCGAATATTCCACACTCGGCGGCTTGGTCGGGAAAACCTCGCGGTGGATGTAACCGTCTCTCTGCAGGTCGCGCAGCGTCTGCGTCAGCATGCGTTGGGAAATATCGGGTATCATCCGCCGCAACTCGCCGAATCGATAAGGCCGATCCGCCAGCACATCGAGCAGCAGCGTCGACCATTTGCCGCCGATCTGCTGCATCATGTCCCTGACCGGGCAATTGCCGAAATCAAGACCGGCAAGATCGATCTCGCGCCGCGTCCCCGGCATCCTGTTCTTCAGACTGAGGACTGCGCCACTCATCTGCTGGTTCCCTTTTAGTAACGTACAGCCGAAAAACTGCCTCCTTTACACCGCGAAGTCAATTCCTATTCTAGCGTTACTCTCTTTTTGAGACCGCCTCTGAAACATAGAAGGAACCCGACGTATGAGCGAAACCATCCTGGTCACCGGCGCCGCCGGACAGCTCGGCCAGCGTGTCATCCATCACCTCATCGAGACCTACAAGGTCGCTCCAGGCAACATCGTCGCGGCAACGCGCCAGCCGGAAAAGCTTTCCGATCTGGAAAACAAGGGCGTCGTTATCCGCAAGGCCGATTTCGACGATGCGGCAAGCCTGGAGACGGCTTTCGCCGGCGTCGATCGACTGTTGATTATCAGCACCGATGCGCTCGACACCCCCGGCAAGCGTCTCGCCCAGCACAAGGGTGCCGTCGCGGCAGCAGTCAAATCAGGCGTCAAGCACATCGCCTATACCTCGATGCCGGCGCCGGACAATTCGCTCGTCACCTTCGCGCCCGATCATCTCGGCAGCGAAAACGCCATCAAGGCAAGCGGTGTCGCCCATACGATCATCCGCGACGCCTGGTATCACGACAATTACCTGCACGGCATGCCGCACAACCTGCAGGGCGGCAAATGGTACAGCGCCACGGGCGACGGCAAGATCTCGACCATCTCGCGTGACGACTGCGCCCTGGCGATCGCCGCGGCCCTTGCCTCCGGCACATCCGAGAGCGCCACCTATACGGTGACCGGCACGCAGTCGCTGGACAGCCGGCAGATCGCCGCCATCGTTTCCAACGTCGCCGGCAAGCCGCTCGAAGTAGTCGACGTCAATGACGAACAGCTCGGCCAGGGCATGCGCGGCGCCGGCCTCCCCGGTTTTGTCGCCGACATGCTGGTTTCTGCCGACGCCAACACCCGCGCCGGCAATTTCGACATCGTCACCGAAGACTTCACCAAGCTGACCGGCAAACAGCCGCAACCGCTGAAGGATTTCTTCGTGGAGCACAAGGCGACCCTGACGGCTTCAAGCGCGCATTGAGTCTGCTGCGTCCCTGCGCTTGGCGCAGGGACGCAGAGCGACCGAACTTTGGACTCGAAAACTTCTTCATTTCAGATGAGTCGTTTAGAGCAGACGCGCCGTGCCACTTGCGTCAAAGCGGGCAGACTTGAGAGGGGCTATCCTATAGAATGATTGAAGTCCTTGCTTGGCTCCCTCTTCTCCCCAGCGGGGAGAAGAGACGTGTAGCGGCCCTTGCCATCTCTTGGGTCGGACGCGGAGAGATTGAACCAGGTGAGTGACCGCTTTCTTCTGCACCTGTCATAGGAATCTACCACACCTAAGTTATTGAGCCTGGAGACTCTTCGCCCCGCTCAAACCGCCTGCCCGCAGGCCCGGCAGAAGCGCCGTACCGTTTCCGCCATGCCATATTCCAGCGCATCGGCGGTCAGACCATGACCGATCGAGACCTCGGCAAGCTGGGGAATGCGCCTGACCAGCGCCGGCAGGTTTTCGACCGTCAGATCGTGACCAGCATTGACGGCAAGGCCGATTGTGAGGGCTGCATCCGCCGTCCGTCCAAGCGCTTCCAGGATCGGGGCCGCCCGCTCCGGTGCATCGAAGCAGCCGCCGTAGGGGCCGGTATAGAGTTCGATCCGATCGGCGCCGACCGCCTTGGCGATCTCAACCGCCTGTGCGTCCCCGTCACCGTCGGCAAACAACGACACCCGGCATCCCATCGTCTTCAGCCGCGCGACGGCATCGGTCAGGAACGCCCGGTGCTTGCGGAAATCCCAGCCGTGATCGGAGGTCGCCTGCGCGGGATCGTCAGGCACCAGCGTCACCTGCTCGGGTGCCGCGCCTGCGCAGAGTTCGAAAAATTCCTCTGTGGGATAACCCTCGATATTGAACTCGGCCTTGGGGAATTCGTCGTCTATCAGGTTGCGGATGACAGGCAGGTCGGAGAAGCGGACGTGCCGCTGGTCGGGGCGCGGATGCACCGTCAGGCCGCTGGCGCCGGACGCGAGTGCGATGCGCCCGAGCGCTTCGACGCTCGGCCAGGGCAGATCGCGCCGGTTGCGCAGCATGGCGACGGCGTTGAGGTTCACGGAGAGCTTGGCGGGCATGGCGAGATCCATCGGTCACGGAAATGGGAGACCTGCTTTTAAGCCAAGTGCTCCGCGATGGCCAACGAGATTCACAAATGGATGCGATGCCGATCGCTGATGGGCATCGAAATTACGCTGAGCATTTGCCGCACGCTTACCGCAGACAGTAAATCCCGTCACCTTTGAAGAGGATGGCGAGATCCCGCAGTGCAGCACATGTTTTTGTGCAACACATCCAAGAACCCGGCAAAATATGCCGGTAAAGTTGCTATCCCATTTAAAAGAGATTATTTTTAGCACTTATAAAAGAGATCGTTCACGCATAACGTGGACATCGTATCGCGTAAAGTACGCCGCGTACTGCTTCTTTCCCACTGAGAAGAACGCCTAGAGGAAACCCCACTCGCCGCGCATGGGAAGCAACTGGCAAAGCCGCATGAGGTGCAACAACATGCCCCAGGAGGGTTCATGCCAGACGGTTCCAAACGCCTGTTTGCCACCGCCGGTATCGCTTCGGAGGCCCGATCGAAATATCGGTTCCTGCCTTCGGCCGCGCTACCGCCGGATCTACCGGACGGTCCGGTGCCCATTGCCGACATGGCAAACGCATTCGGCGTCACACACAGGACACTGCATTTCTATGAAGAGAAAGGGTTGATTTCAGCCAATCGCATCGGCCTGATGCGGGTCTACGGCCAGGACGACGTGATGCGCATGGCCGTCATTACAGTCTGCCGCGAAACCGGCATGCCGATCGCCGTCATCCAGGAACTGATGGACGAACTCCGAAACGCCGATTCGCAGGAAACGGCCGAAGCGATGTTCCGCGAGGCCCTGCAGGTGCGCAAGCGCGAGCTGACGGCCGAGATGTCGACGCTGCACCGCCAGCTCCAGCAGGTCGGTGACCTCCTTGATTTCGACGGCAGCATCGAGGATCCGCCGCTGAACGACAACCAGGACAGCGCAAGCCTGACCGCACAGGAGCGGCGTTGCCTGGAACTGATGGCGGAGGGTTATTCCACCCAGCGCATCGCCCGGGCGCTCGACCTGAAGCATGACGAAACCCGTGACCTGGAGGCCGGAATCATCCTGAAATTCCGCGCCAACAACCGCTTCCAGGCCATCGCCAAGGCAGTTCTGCTCGGCATCGTGCAGGCCTGAATCACGCCCCCGACGGCCGCCACCGTCTCCTCTTTCTTCTGTCCGATCAGCAGATGCGATCTGGTCGCGCGTGCGCCCGGGATCACGAGTGTGATCGGGATCATCGATTTGATCGGGATCGCCGGAGTGATAGGGTCAGCGGACTATCGTCAGCGTCTCCGCCGCGCGCGTGATCGCAGTGTAAAGCCAGCGTTCCCGTGTATCGCGAAACGCCCAGCTCTCGTCGAAGAGCACGACATCATTCCATTGCGAACCCTGCGCCTTGTGAACGGTCAGCGCGTAGCCGTAGTCGAACTCGTCATAGCGCTTTCGGGTGTTCCAGGGGATCTCGCCCTCGACGTCCTCGAAGGCCTGTTTCAGCAGCTTGATCTTGGCGGCTCCCCGATCCATGTCATCGTCTTCGGGGCGGACCAGCAGATTGATGCCGGGCTTCGTCGTTTCCTTTGATGAGGTCATCACCTGCCAGAGCGAGCCGTTGAGCAGGCCCTTGGCCGGATCGTTCCGCAGGCAGACGAGCTTGTCGCCGGTCTGGGGATAATCGGCATTGAAGCCTTTCAGTTCGCGCAGGCGCTGATTGTAGCGCCGTCGTGTCCTGTTGGTGCCGACGAGCACCTGGTCGGCATCGAGGACCAGCTGCTGAGTCACCTCATTTTTCGAAATCACCTTGGCCGTACCGTAATCGCCGTACATCACTTCATTGCCTTCGCGCACCTGCATGGCGAGCTTGATGATCGGATTGTCGCGCGCCTGCCGGTGGATATCGGTGAGCAGGTAGTCCGGCTCCTGATTGGTAAAGTAGCCGCCGCCTGTGACCGGCGGCAGCTGGCCGGGATCGCCGAGCACCAGGATTGGCGTGCCGAAGCTCATCAGATCCTTGCCGAGCGCCTCGTCGACCATCGAGCATTCGTCGACGATGATCAGCGCCGCCTTGGCGACCGGGCTTTGCCGGTTGATCGAAAACATCGGCGCAATCGATGTCTTGCCTGTTTCCTCGTCTTCCACCGCCTCCTCACCGCGCGGCCGGTAGATCAGCGAATGGATCGTCCGGGCGTTGGAGGCGCCCCGCGAGCGCAGCACCTGCGCCGCCTTGCCGGTGAAGGCGGCAAACAACACGTCGCCATCGACATTTTCGGCGAAATGCTTGGCAAGCGTCGTCTTCCCCGTTCCGGCATAGCCGAACAGGCGAAAGAGCGGCGAGCGCCCTTCCTTCAGCCATTTCGAAACAGCCTTCAAGGCTTCATCTTGTTGCGGCGCAAATTGCATGATCGCAGGACTTGGCAGGATTCGCGAGCTTTAGGCAAGGCGGAAAACGGCAAATCGCCCGGCCGGACGATCATCAGTTCCACTGCCGGTCCGCGCCACTGGCGCACATCGACGGGTCCTGCCCCATAGCCTCGGTGAGAAAATTCAGAACCGTCTTGACGCGCAGCGGCATGTTGCGCCGCGAGGGATAGACGACGGTAACCGGCAGCCGGCTCGGCTGGAAATCCCCCATTACGGGGACCAGCCGGCCGGCAGCGATATCGGGCATAGCGATGATGTGCGAAAGTACCGCAAGACCCGCTCCAGCAAGGGCTGCCCGGTGAATGGCGACGGCATTGCAGGCGGTCAGCCGCGGTGAGATCCGGACCGATATGTCTTCCGAACCGTTCGAGAAGGACCAGCTATTGGCCTCACCTGCCCTGTTGTAGCACAGGCATTCATGGTCCTTGATCTCCTTCGGTGCGCGGGGAGCCGCCCTGCGCGCGAGATAAGCGGGAGATGCAACGAGGAAGGCGGTCGTCCAGCCGATCCGCCGGCAGACGAGGCTGCTGTCGGCGACCTGGCCCAATCGCACTTCGAGATCCAGGCGCTCCTCGATCATATCCGAGCCCTGCTCCCTGAAGATGAGTTCGAGGGAGAGCTTTGGATGGGCGGCGAGAAGATCGCCGAGCCGCTCGCTGAGATAGAGGCCGAGTGGTGCTGGAACGCTGAGCCTGACCTTTCCCGAGGCCATGGCGCCGTCCGATCCGGCCGCATCGCCAAGCTCCTCAATCGCTTCGAGAATCCGCAGCGCCATCGGCAACATCCGCTCCCCCTCTGCCGTCAGTGACAGGCCGCTCGTCGTGCGATGCAGGAGGCGGGTGGCGAAATGGCCTTCGAGGGCTGCGACCTGTCGCGAGACCGCCGGCTGCGTCACGTCGAGATCGTGCGCCGCCGCCGAGAACGACCCCGTCTCCACGACGCGCTGAAAGGTCCGCAATGCCGAAACGATATCCATCCCCTGCCCCTCATACTTTTGCGCATAGGCTTTATGCAGCCAGACTAAGCGAGAATGGCTTTACAGTCCAGCAATTAAGGATATCCTCTATCCATAAGGATATTTAATATCCTTAATTAGAGGAGAAGTTACATGACCCAGCGACTGAACTACGCCCAGCAGTCCCCCGAGCTTTTCAAGAAATTCATGGAATTCAGCATGGCGCTGAAGGGCAGCGTGATCGACGAGAAGCTGCAGGCCCTCGTCGAGATCCGCGCTTCGCAGATCAATGGATGCGGCTTTTGCCTCGACATGCATGTGAAGCAGGCCAAGATCCTCGGCGAGACCGAACTCAGGCTTTATCACATCGCCATCTGGCGGGAATCGACCCTATTCATCCCCCGCGAGCGCGCAGCCCTTGCCTGGACCGAAGCCCTGACGAAGCTGCCCGAAGGCGGCGTTCCCGACGAAATTTACGAACGGGTGCGCGGCCAGCTTTCCGAGAAAGAAATCTCGGACCTGACTTTCGCCGTCATGGCGATCAACGCCTGGAACCGCGTCAATGTCGGCTTCAAGACCGTACCCGGTTCGGCCGACAAGGCTTATGGCCTCGATAAGGCCGGCCTGAACTAAACCGCGCAATTCATTGAGAAGATTCACCTTTGACGCTGCCGCGCCGCGGCAGCGAACGGAGATCTGTTATGAAAATCGTTGTCATCGGCGGAACCGGCCTTATCGGTTCGAAAACTGTCGAACGCCTGCGCAAGCGCGGCCACGAAGTGATCGCCGCCTCACCGAACTCCGGCGTCAACACGATCACCGGAGAAGGACTGGCGGAGGCGCTCTCAGGCGCCGAAGTCGTGCTCGACCTCGCCAATTCGCCGTCCTTCGAGGACAAGGCCGTGCTCGAATTCTTCGAGACCTCGGGCCACAATCTTCTCGCCGCCGAAAAACTCGCCGGCGTCAAGCATCATATCGCTCTCTCCGTCGTCGGCACCGAGCGTCTGCAGGAAAGCGGCTATTTCCGCGGCAAACTCGCCCAGGAAAAACTGATCAAGGCATCGGGAATTCCCTACACCATCGTCCATTCGACGCAGTTCATGGAATTCCTTGCCGGCATCGTGCAATCGGGCACGGTCGGCCAGACTGTCCGCCTGTCGCCCGCCTACATTCAGCCGATCGTTTCCGACGACGTCGCCGACGTCATGGCGGATGTGGCTCTGGCATCGCCCGCTAATGCGACGATCGAGATATCAGGTCCGGAACGGGCGCGCCTCAGCGAACTCGTCGCCCGGTATTTGAAGGCCATGAAGGACCCGCGCACCGTCGAGGCCGATGCCGAGGCGAAATATTTCGGCGCGAGACTCAACGACCAGTCGCTCGTTTCCGACA
Protein-coding sequences here:
- a CDS encoding carboxymuconolactone decarboxylase family protein produces the protein MTQRLNYAQQSPELFKKFMEFSMALKGSVIDEKLQALVEIRASQINGCGFCLDMHVKQAKILGETELRLYHIAIWRESTLFIPRERAALAWTEALTKLPEGGVPDEIYERVRGQLSEKEISDLTFAVMAINAWNRVNVGFKTVPGSADKAYGLDKAGLN
- a CDS encoding ATP-dependent DNA helicase; its protein translation is MQFAPQQDEALKAVSKWLKEGRSPLFRLFGYAGTGKTTLAKHFAENVDGDVLFAAFTGKAAQVLRSRGASNARTIHSLIYRPRGEEAVEDEETGKTSIAPMFSINRQSPVAKAALIIVDECSMVDEALGKDLMSFGTPILVLGDPGQLPPVTGGGYFTNQEPDYLLTDIHRQARDNPIIKLAMQVREGNEVMYGDYGTAKVISKNEVTQQLVLDADQVLVGTNRTRRRYNQRLRELKGFNADYPQTGDKLVCLRNDPAKGLLNGSLWQVMTSSKETTKPGINLLVRPEDDDMDRGAAKIKLLKQAFEDVEGEIPWNTRKRYDEFDYGYALTVHKAQGSQWNDVVLFDESWAFRDTRERWLYTAITRAAETLTIVR
- a CDS encoding SDR family oxidoreductase; the protein is MKIVVIGGTGLIGSKTVERLRKRGHEVIAASPNSGVNTITGEGLAEALSGAEVVLDLANSPSFEDKAVLEFFETSGHNLLAAEKLAGVKHHIALSVVGTERLQESGYFRGKLAQEKLIKASGIPYTIVHSTQFMEFLAGIVQSGTVGQTVRLSPAYIQPIVSDDVADVMADVALASPANATIEISGPERARLSELVARYLKAMKDPRTVEADAEAKYFGARLNDQSLVSDNDPRLGSITFEQWFAKSAQPK
- a CDS encoding LysR family transcriptional regulator; translated protein: MDIVSALRTFQRVVETGSFSAAAHDLDVTQPAVSRQVAALEGHFATRLLHRTTSGLSLTAEGERMLPMALRILEAIEELGDAAGSDGAMASGKVRLSVPAPLGLYLSERLGDLLAAHPKLSLELIFREQGSDMIEERLDLEVRLGQVADSSLVCRRIGWTTAFLVASPAYLARRAAPRAPKEIKDHECLCYNRAGEANSWSFSNGSEDISVRISPRLTACNAVAIHRAALAGAGLAVLSHIIAMPDIAAGRLVPVMGDFQPSRLPVTVVYPSRRNMPLRVKTVLNFLTEAMGQDPSMCASGADRQWN